A stretch of Apodemus sylvaticus chromosome 18, mApoSyl1.1, whole genome shotgun sequence DNA encodes these proteins:
- the LOC127668512 gene encoding HAUS augmin-like complex subunit 8, which yields QVSVAAKGEKPPEGRKASTVPRSRDESQLMGTGNLQSTMLEGRGMNLPDLDLSAIDGKWVLYFRAKLARIMTDKAKSTSFVSCDKKRTLQKKRRDLQETMDMMESQTLLMILLSVKMENNLALLEEKAEKDLAAMFHEKERLQRQALELRRQLLLRQKQQELAAALDAQVDLSMLPKHPGHTREGESGCHQLLFDRSAQAPGVSMVLQLYRQPPPQPNTNRCCFREQRPALMTRDSTDDLEPALRTTVQLLGDLSICSPDTSAQVQGASAQVQGASAQVQGASAQVQGASTQVQGVSAQVQGASAQVQGASAQVQGASAQLDYLLKELKALVTEKDLELHRLVSKVVELSSQASKEAALTNQEVWEEAEGTVTSSQWYFSPHASPGQDRINDRPDP from the exons ATGAGAGCCAACTGATGGGGACAGGCAACCTGCAGTCCACCATGCTGGAAGGGCGTGGCATGAACCTACCAGACCTAGACCTCTCCGCCATCGATGGTAAGTGGGTTCTTTATTTTAGGGCGAAGCTTGCAAGGAT CATGACAGACAAAGCTAAGTCCACATCCTTTGTCAGCTGTGACAAAAAAAGGACACTTCAAAAGAAGAGACGG GATCTTCAGGAGACCATGGACATGATGGAGTCACAGACGCTGCTGATGATCCTGCTGTCTGTGAAG ATGGAGAACAACCTGGCTCTGctggaggagaaggcagagaaagactTGGCAGCCATGTTCCATGAGAAGGAGAGGCTGCAGAGGCAGGCACTGGAGCTGCGGCGCCAGCTGCTTCTCCGACAGAAACAGCAGGAGCTGGCCGCTGCCCTTGATGCCCAGGTGGATCTGAGCATGCTCCCGAAGCACCCCGGGCACACGAGGGAGGGAGAATCAGGGTGTCACCAATTGCTCTTTGACCGCTCTGCTCAGGCTCCTGGTGTCAGCATGGTGCT CCAACTCTACcgccaacccccaccccaacccaacACAAACAGATGTTGCTTTAGGGAGCAGAGGCCTGCTCTAATGACCCGTGACTCCACAGATGATCTGGAGCCAGCCCTGAGGACCACTGTGCAGCTCCTGGGTGATCTGAGCATCTGCTCCCCAGATACCAGCGCACAGGTGCAGGGAGCCAGCGCACAGGTGCAGGGAGCCAGCGCACAGGTGCAGGGAGCCAGCGCACAGGTGCAGGGAGCCAGCACACAG GTGCAGGGAGTCAGCGCACAGGTGCAGGGAGCCAGCGCACAGGTGCAGGGAGCCAGCGCACAGGTGCAGGGAGCCAGCGCACAG CTGGATTATctgctgaaggaactgaaggccTTGGTCACTGAGAAAGACCTGGAGCTGCACAG ACTTGTCAGCAAGGTGGTGGAACTTTCCTCCCAGGCCAGTAAGGAAGCAGCTTTGACGAACCAGGAAGtctgggaagaggcagagggCACCGTCACCAGCAGCCAGTGGTACTTCAGTCCACATGCCAGTCCCGGCCAGGACAGGATAAATGACAGGCCTGACCCTTGA
- the F2rl3 gene encoding proteinase-activated receptor 4: MCWPLLCPLVLGLSISLAEGNQTPSVYDDAESTRGGHEGPLGPTVELKMSKSADQPHPRGFPGTFCANDSDTLELPASSQALLLGWVPTRLVPALYGLVVAVGLPANGLALWVLATRVPRLPSTILLMNLAVADLLLALVLPPRLAYHLRGQRWPFGEAACRVATAALYGHMYGSVLLLAAVSLDRYLALVHPLRARVLRGQRLTAGLCLAAWLSAATLVLPLTLHQQTFRLAGSDRMLCHDALPLAEQTSHWRPAFTCLAVLGCFVPLLAMGLCYGATLRALAANGQRYSHALRLTALVLFSAVASFTPSNVLLVLHYSDPSPEARGNLYGAYVPSLALSTLNSCVDPFIYYYVSHEFREKVRAMLCRQPEASSSSRASREAGSRGTAICSSTLL, encoded by the exons ATGTGCTGGCCGCTGCTGTGTCCTCTGGTGCTGGGGCTCAGTATCAGCCTGGCAGAGGGCAACCAGACCCCCAGTGTCTACGATGATGCAGAGAGTACCAGGGGAGGCCATG AAGGCCCTCTGGGTCCCACAGTAGAACTCAAGATGTCGAAGTCCGCAGACCAGCCTCATCCACGAGGCTTCCCGGGCACATTCTGTGCCAATGACAGTGATACCCTGGAGCTCCCGGCCAGCTCTCAAGCACTGCTGCTGGGCTGGGTCCCCACGAGGCTGGTGCCTGCCCTCTATGGGCTGGTGGTGGCTGTGGGGCTGCCTGCCAATGGGCTGGCGCTGTGGGTGCTGGCCACGAGGGTGCCACGCCTGCCGTCCACCATTCTGCTCATGAACCTGGCAGTGGCTGACCTGCTGCTGGCCCTGGTGCTGCCACCACGACTGGCTTACCACCTGCGTGGCCAGCGCTGGCCATTTGGAGAGGCTGCCTGCCGGGTGGCCACAGCTGCCCTCTACGGCCACATGTATGGTTCAGTGTTACTGCTAGCTGCAGTCAGCCTGGATAGATACCTGGCCCTGGTGCATCCTTTGCGGGCCCGTGTACTGCGTGGCCAGCGCCTCACTGCTGGACTGTGCTTGGCGGCCTGGCTTTCTGCAGCCACCCTGGTCTTGCCTCTTACTCTTCATCAGCAGACCTTCCGATTGGCTGGCTCCGATCGCATGCTGTGTCATGATGCACTGCCCCTGGCTGAGCAGACCTCCCACTGGAGACCGGCCTTCacctgcctggctgtcctgggctgcTTCGTGCCCCTGCTGGCCATGGGCCTGTGCTATGGGGCCACCCTTCGTGCACTGGCTGCCAATGGCCAGCGCTACAGCCATGCACTGAGATTGACAGCCCTGGTACTGTTCTCGGCAGTGGCCTCTTTCACACCTAGCAATGTCCTACTGGTGCTGCACTATTCAGACCCAAGCCCTGAGGCCCGGGGCAATCTCTACGGAGCCTATGTGCCCAGCCTGGCGCTCAGCACCCTCAACAGCTGTGTAGACCCTTTCATCTACTACTATGTGTCCCACGAGTTCAGGGAGAAGGTGCGGGCTATGCTGTGTCGCCAGCCGGAGGCGAGCAGTTCCTCTCGGGCCTCCAGGGAGGCTGGAAGCCGAGGGACGGCCATTTGCTCCTCTACACTTCTGTGa